The proteins below come from a single Thunnus thynnus chromosome 10, fThuThy2.1, whole genome shotgun sequence genomic window:
- the id4 gene encoding DNA-binding protein inhibitor ID-4 gives MKAVTPVHPQDSSSSSSQLSLHCLSKQSLNIARCRMEEEDLFCLQYDMNDCYSRLKRLVPTIPQDKKVSKVEILQHVIDYILDLQLALETHPSLHKQQPQRTGTCTPPASNPSRTPLTVLNIDHHQRTSIVKKPEDSILCR, from the exons ATGAAGGCTGTTACTCCAGTCCACCCCCAGgactcctcctccagcagcagccagctCTCCCTGCACTGTCTGTCGAAGCAGAGCCTCAACATCGCCCGGTGCAGGATGGAAGAGGAGGACCTGTTCTGCCTGCAGTACGACATGAACGACTGCTACAGCCGGCTGAAGCGCCTGGTGCCCACCATTCCGCAGGATAAGAAAGTCAGCAAAGTGGAGATCCTCCAGCATGTCATTGACTACATCCTGGACCTGCAGCTGGCCCTGGAGACGCACCCTTCTCTCCATAAACAACAGCCACAGCGGACCGGGACCTGCACTCCTCCAGCCTCCAACCCCAGCCGGACACCGCTGACGGTGCTCAACATTGACCACCACCAG AGGACGTCAATAGTCAAAAAGCCGGAGGACTCGATTTTATGCCGCTGA